Genomic segment of Leptospiraceae bacterium:
AACAGTGAAGAAATCTGGAAAGCCCTTAGAGAAAAAGGAATCATCATTGGCATTCAAGAGGAACTCTTAGAAAAAATCATCAATCGTGAATTAGAAGAACTCAAAGACTTCACTCAAAATGAAACATGGGAAAAAACTTTTTTGATTGCTAAGGCAATTGATCCTCAACAAAGCACTGACGGAAAAATACGGTTTTACTTTGATCCCTTTCCTCGAGCTAAGCCAAAAGAAAACCCAAACGGAAAAGTAGATCTTCGAGCTCTTAATGTGATACAAGTTTGCAAAGAAAAGGATCTCTTAGCTGAGATTCTTCCACCTATAAAAGGAAAACCTGGAGTTGACATCTTTGGAAATCCCATCCCACCCATAGAAGGAAAATGTGCTCAAATCGAAGCAGGAGAAAACACAGAACTCATAGATGGTAAACTTTACGCAAAAATTGCTGGGCAAGTAAAAATCCAAACCAACTCTGATTTTACTCATGCCAAAATCCAAGTGATACCTGTTTTGACGCTTGAGAACGTAGATTTCTCCGTAGGGAACATAGAATTTCCTGGAACCGTATATATCAAAAACCGCATATTAGATGGTTTTGAAGTCAAAGCAGGGGAAGACATCATTATCGAAAAATCCGTAGGTAGTGTAAAGTTGTCATCTCAGGGAGATATCATTCTACATGGTGGGATTATGGGGAGAGGTCAAGGTTTTGTTTATGCCGAAGGAAACATTTATGCAAGATTTATCCAAAATAGTCAAGTTTATGCTAAAAAAAGTGTTTATGTTGAGGACTTGATTTTTCACTCTGAGGTTCTTGCAGGAGAAGAAATCCATATCCATCAAGGTCGAGGGGAATTGATTGGTGGAAAATCTATATGTGGTCAGAAACTCATTTCAAAGCGGATCGGAGCTGTTGCCGAACCTCATACTTTGATCTATGTAGGAATCCCACCCGAAACCCTTAAAGAAATCAACAAAATCAACGAAGAAATTGAAAGGAACTCTCGCCTTCTTGCTGAGATTGAAAAAAACATCAAATACTTAGAAAACCAACCAGCAAAACTTCAAGAAGAAAAACATAAAAGATATTACGAAAAACTCAAATTAGCCAAACAAAAGCTCCAACAAAAACAAGAAAACTACCTCAACCAAAAAGAAATCCTACTTCTTTCAAGTAAAGCCCAACCCCAAGGAGAAGTTCACATCCAAGAAATTATATTTCCCAACGTAGAAATCATTTTTGGAAATAAATCCGCAAAATACAAACAAACTAAAACTCCCATAAAGTTTTCTTGTAAAATTGCTTATGACACCAAAAATAGAGTTCCCAAGATTCTTTATGATTAACGTTTCTTTCGCTTGATCAAAGATAAAATCTTTTCAATCCAAGGCATATTGACCCCCAATTTTCTCAAAGCATACGTAAACAAAAACAGAGCCACACCTTCATCAATCCAACCCAAAATGGGAATACCATCCGTAAACTCGGGAAAGAAAATATAAATCAGACTCATCAAAGCAAGTATGAGATACAACCATTTTATTTTTTTGGGCTTTTCTTCTGGCAAAGTTGCTTGATTTTCCATGCAATCAATTTCTTGGAAGATTAGACTTTCTCAATCGATTTTGATACCATTTTAGAATTTCTTCTAAAACAAAATGATAACACTCAATGGACATATGGGTAGCATCAAAAAATGTATTACAGAAAAACCTTGTGTTGGAACTAAAATCCATCAACTGACTTTTTTCAAGAAATGTTTGCATCTTCTCCTTCCAGATTTGAGTGGCTTTTTGGGTTTGTTCCATTTGTTGTAGCATCTCCTCCATCACCGGGGAAACCGGAGGCTTTACGAGAAGATATGTAATATTGTTTTTCTCGATAAGCTCGATGGTTCTTTGGAAAAACTCCCACTGCCTTTTCGAAAAAGAATAATTTTTATACAACCACAGGATGTTTCCGTAAGCACTGATCTCCATTTCTGCTAAATCCCGCATATACCATTCTTTATTGAGAATGGGAGGAAGCCCACACCCTTGGTTTTCTCTCTGGAACCTATCTACTTGATATAAAAATTGATAGATTGGTTCTTGAGGATTTTTGAGTCGCTGCCACAAAACATAAATATCAGGTGGATAACGCTTTCCTGCAAAAAGGTTATAACCCAAAAAGGCGCTGACCTCATCCCTTTCGAATAAAGAAAAATACCGAATCACAAATGAAAAATCAAACGTATAAGGAAGATTTGACCTTCGAAAACCAGGAGAATATTCATTGAATTGAAAAGGATCAGTTTCTAAAACCACAAAATCAATCTTTGATGAAGCATCCAAAATCTTTTCAACGATGTAAAGATAATAGGCTGGTGAGTTTACAGGAACAGAGAAGTTATAAAGTTCCCAATCAGGAAAATTCTTTTTGAATTCTTGATAATCAAAAAACATGAATCGGGAACTTCCCATTACCACTAAGTTTTTCTTTTTTGGCTCTGAGTGTGAAAGTTTTTGGATCAGTTCTTCTTTATATTGGTAATAAAGAAACGTGGGATCTTTTTGGGTAAGAAATTGGATTTCTTTTATTAAGAAAATTTTATCCAAAAGAAAAAGAAGAAAAACTATCCCTAAAGGAAAATAGGCTACGAGGTGTTTTTTCATGTTTGATTTTTCACAACAAAGGTGATTGAACCAAACAACTTAAATGCGAGAAAAATCCAAATCCCAAAGTTAATCCACGTAAAAAACGAGTAAATCGAAAAAAAATCCCTCACCCCATAAGGAAGAAACATCAAAATCCAAACAAAAATCGAAGGAAAAACGAACAATCCATGATGTATCTCATCATGCTTCAAAAAATAAAAAAAATAAGCAACGATCAAAATCCCAAAGGTATGATACCAACTAATCCCAGAGGTGAGCAAAGCAGAAAGAAAAAGAAAATATAAATAATACAAAGTCAAATTTTGATCTTTGAACGAGAAAATCCAGAAGGCAAAACTCAAAACCAAAAGAACCCCCAATACAAAAGAATTTAACGAAGTTATGAGAACTTTTATCGTTTCAAAAGAAAGAGGAACTAACGGTAAACCATAGAGATGCTGCTTAAAATCAGCGAAAGTAAGAAACAACTTCCCCAAAGCTCCAGACAAAGATTGATTGTTAGTATAGGGTCGAACGAATCCGAATTCTTGATAAGTTCCCATGATCAATTCATACCAAAAACGAAAAAATTCCCAGTTTTTCTCCCACCCCAAATAAAGTGATGGCAAAAAAATAGCCAAAAAAATTCCTAAAAACGTCCCCAATAGGACACTATATCGTCGTTGAATGAAAAAGAACAAAACGATAAAACCCGTAATGATTTTTATCATCATGGTAAATCCCACAAAAACCCCCAAAACAAAATCAAGGGTAAAATTTTTGGAGTAGTAAAAAAAATTTAACGTCAAGACCAAAAAGAAGATCAAAAAAAAACCAATATTTCCATTACTGCTGTTTTGAATGAGGTATGGAAATGTAAAAACCAAAGAAAGTAAAATCCCCCTCAAAATTTTTCGCTTAGATCTCACACCTAATTGATATGCAAGCTGATACAAAAGCCACAAAGAAACTCCCAAAATCAAAAGTTGAAAAATCTGAAATACCATCCCCGCAACCTCATAAGAAAAAAACGTCAAGGGTATGATAAGGAATCCAAAAAGAGGAGGATATAAATACGTTCCAATCCCTTTTATTTGGCTTAAAAAATCATATAGCTTTTGGAAATTTCCTTCTTTTAAGAGGGATGGGAGCTCCGACTGGTGGTTCAAAAACCATTCGATTTTTTCTTCGTAGTAAGGGCTTTGATGATTTCGAATTCTCAGTGATGCATGGTAGTAATCTTCGAAATCACTTCTACTTTTCCACTCCCAAGTTTGTGTTGTGGGAGAAAGGATTTCCAATGAATTTATCAACAAAACCAAAAAAAGAACTCCAAAAGAAAAATAAATATTTTTGTATTTAAGAAAAATCAAGAGTATCTTTTGTTTGCATTGTAAAAATATACTTTTCCATGAATTTTCAATTTTCATTGAAATGTAAGTTTTTTTTTTGGAAGTATCTTAGTCAAACGCATAAGCATGATGAAGGAAACTCACATTGAAGAATTAAACGAATATAGATTTGATTTACCCGAAGAACTCATTGCAAAATACCCAGCAATTCCAAGAGACTCCGCAAGACTAATGATCCTCAAAAATCAAACCATCCAGCATGATATTTTCGCTAATATTGATAAATATCTTTCCGAAAAATCCATTTTGGTTTTCAACAACACAAAAGTTTCTCAAAGAAGAGTTTTTCTAAAAAGAAAAAAAACCCAGAAAACCTTCGAGGTTCTTTTTTTAGAACCAATAGAAAACAATCTCTGGAAGTGTCTTATCCGAAAAGGAAGTAAACTCTCACTAAAAGAAGAACTTAAACTCGGAGAATATACCTTCATAATAGAAAAAAAAGAAGAGCGGTTTTATTACGTCAGTTGTTGGATGAACCAACATCCAGCCATGATCGATATCTCTTCAGCTGAAAATTTTTTTCTTCGATATGGAGAACCTCCAATTCCACCTTATTTGAAGCGAAGAGCCAATGAAATAGACAAGATTTACTACCAAACCATTTTTGCCGAAAAACCGGGAAGTGTTGCTGCACCAACAGCTTCTTTACACTTCACAGAACATTTACTTAACAAACTTTATAAAAAACATATAATTCTTTTCATCACCCTTCATATTGGTTATGGAACTTTTTCGCCATTAACAGAGAAAGAACTGAAAACAAAAGAATTACACGAAGAACCCTATGAAATCCCCAATGAAGTAGCTCAGATTCTAAACGAAAACCACAAAAAATTTCCCATAGTTGCTGTGGGAACCACGACCCTCAGAGCATTAGAAGATAACTTCAGAAAATTCCAGCAATTTCAAGCAGGCAAATTCTCAACAAAATTGTTTCTAAAACCACCTGATTTGATTTTATCGACGGAATATCTGATTACGAATTTTCATCTTCCTGCCTCATCACTTTTTATGCTCGTCTGTGCTTTCGGCGGAAAGGAATTTCTAAAACAAGCATACGATATAGCCATCAAAGAAAGGTATAGATTTTATAGCTACGGGGACGGAATGCTTTTACAAAATCAAATCTATTTATAATTTTTTCTAAATATTTACAAATATGAATTGACATTAAGAAATTAAAGATAAACTAAAAAACAATGAAAAATATCCCTGTATTGAAGCAAATCATGGATTTAAAATTTCATCATTTTCATCTGGATCAATTCCAAAAGTTCATTTTAGAAAACATTCACTTAGAATTCTTTTTAAAGAAAGGAAGAATGATCCTAACGCCAGATTATCAAGTTTATTTTGTTAGTAATGAAGACATTTCTGATGAAGAATACGCTCAGATTGAGTCCCTAAAAAAAGAACACAGGTTTTTATCTAAACTAAAAGAATATATTATATATAACTTAGCCATTTACTCAGCTCTGATTGAAACAAATTCTTATTTTATCGAAAACAATAATTATCTTCTTATCTGCCGATTTGTTCCCGAAGCAAATCACAAAAATCACTTCGAATTGAAAGTTTATACCATACATCCTGATGAACTTCCTCATAACTATAAAGATAAACTTTACTTGGGAAGAGACTTTGTGAACGTTCAGTCCTTCACAAGAAAGTATTTGGGAATTTTATCCATCAAAAATAGCTTAAAAGAACAATTAAAAAAGCTGGAAAATCGTTTGAGGGCATACACGACCAAAGAAATCTTTTCCGAAATTGAAAGCGAATACACAAATGAAATCAAAGAACTCATCTCTGAGATTGAAGAATATGTGAATGTTATCACTTCAGATTATCCAGAAGAAATCTCCAAAAAAACCATTCCAGAAAACAAGTTGATACAAGTTAACGAAATTTTTCGAGAAATCAAACACGTCCTGATTGATATCGAAGACTCTATAAAAGAACTCGAAGACAAACTCTTAGAAAGCAATCTACTGAAAGCCGCCAAATACGTAATCAAATTTCGTAAAGATATAATGAATTATACTAACTATATCATCATCAAAATCAACGGAAGGATTTCCGATGCCGTAAATCACATCCACTTATGACTTCCATCGACTTTTTTTCTTCGTAAGTAGGCTGGTTCTTTCAGCTCCTCGAAATCCCATTCGATGAAATCATCATCTGTGTTGAAATAAAGTTTCTTTTTGGTTTTTTCTGGAATGTAGGCTTCAATTACTTCTTCTTTTGGAATAAGTTCTTTCTTGAAATTCTTTGAAGATGGTTGTTCATTCACAAAATTCAATGTATAAAGTGTTTCTTCTTCTTTTTGGAATTGAGATTCCCAATTCTTCACATTTATCGTTTGTTGATTTTCCAAACTCCTTCGATAAGGATATGGTTCTTTTTGAGTAGTTAATTTTCGTTCTTGAGGTTGGATTTCGTCTTTTTTGGTGAAGATCTTTTCTTGCTGGTTGATGATAACTTCTTGAGGCTTTCCAGCTTTGGTTCGTTTTTTGAACCCAGTTGCAATCACGATCACTTGAACTTCGTTTTCTAAGTTTTCATCAATGGTTAGTCCGATGATTTTATTGGCTTCTGGATCCACGTTTTTCGTGATATATTCTGATACATCCTTCCAGTCCTGTAAAGATAAATCCCGTCCTCCAATCACATTCAACAAAACTCCCGTTGCCCCAGAAATATCAGGATTTTCCAAAAGCACATTGTTCATTGCCTGATTGACAGCATCTCGAACTTTATTTTCTCCTACTCCTCTTCCAAAACCTAAAACAGCCTCTCCAGAAGACTTCATGATATTTTTTACATCTGCAAAATCAACATTGATAATACCTGCTTTGTTGATGATATCCGAAATTCCCCTTACAGCATTATAAAGGATCTCATCAATGATCTTTAGGGCTTTCTTGGCAGGAGTATTCGGTTCAATGATTTGGAAAATTTGATCATTTTTGATCACAATCAAAGTATCTACAACCTGTCTTAGAGCTTCAATCCCCATTTTGGCGTTTTTTTCCCGCACCTTTCCTTCAAAAACAAATGGTAAAGTCACAACAGCAACTGTTAGAGCTCCCAAACTTTTTGCTATTTCTGCCACAATGGGAGCAGCTCCTGTGCCTGTTCCTCCTCCCATCCCTGCTGTGATGAAGACCATGTTCGCATTATCTAATAGTTTTGCGATTTTTTCTCGATCTTCTTTTGCCGCTCTTTGTCCGATTTCCGGATCACCCCCAGCTCCTAGTCCCATCGTGATCTTTTTCCCTATGACAAGTTTGTTTTGAGCCTTAGAATGACTGAGTGCTTGCTCATCGGTATTGATTGCTATGAATTCTACAAATTGTAATTGATTGGTGATCATTCGATCCACAGCATTGGAACCGCCCCCGCCAACCCCCACGACCTTAATGATAGCAGGTGGATTTCTGTCTTGATCTAATTCAATCATAATTTTCTCCTATGAACGAATGATTATTTTATTAATGCTTTTTTTTTCAACCAAAAAGGTGTCGAAAGATACCTTTTATTTTTGTATCTTTCTTGGGAGTTTTATTAGAATCGTGAGCTTTATCTAATCTTTCGAACATTATATGTTTTGACATAAACTTGATGAGTCCCATAGCCGTTGAAAATTCAGGAGAAGCTACTTCATTAAACACATCTTCGATTTCAACAGGCTTTCCTATTTTTGAAGGGATACCAAATATTTTCTCAGCAATTTTATCCAAACCTACAAGAAGACTACCGCCTCCAGTTAAGACCACAAAAGAAAAATTTTGCTTATCTTTATCCAATTTTTTGTGTATGATTTTGTAAATTATCTCAAAAAGTTCCTCTGCTCTTGCTTCTAAAACCATGGCTATATCTTTCAAATACACAAACCTTTTAGTACCTCCAGGGCTTGATGGAATTTCGACTTTTTTTGTTGGATCTATGTCATCGTTGAACGCAATACCATCACGTTTTTTTAAAATTTCTGAAATGAACGTAGGTAATTTAAAAGCACTTCCTAAATCAGAGGTGAAATGATATCCCCCCAAAGGAATTGAAAAAGTATACATATAACTTCCATGATTTATCACAGCTACATCAGTAGTTTCATGACCAATATCAATCACAATAAAATTCGAATTTCTTTCTGATTCTTTTATTACTGCTTCAGATGAAGCAATGGCATTCAGAACTAAGTGATCTATTTCTAAGTCTAAATGCTGAAAAATTTTGTAAATGTTTTTTATCAAATTAATAGGTGATATAATGATAAGAACATCTGCTTCTAATCGAGAACCAACCATCCCCAAAGGATTAGGAACTCGCATTTTTCGATCAATCAAATATTCTCTTGATAGAATATGCAAAATACTGTATTCTGAAGGTATTTGGATTTCTTTCGCATTCTGGATAGCTCTATCCACATCTTCATCTGTGATGATGCGGTCTTCATTCGATATGGAACAAATCCCAATTGAACTTTCACTTCTGATTTTGCTACTAGATATATTCACAACTACACGATGAATTTTTGTAATCCCACTCATCTTAGTAGCTTCACTTATGGATGCTTTAACAGAAGCTATTGCCTTTTCAATATTGATAATTTCTGCATTTTTTATTCCTTCTGATAATACATTGCTAAACCCCAGAACTTCTATCTTTTTGTAGGTATTTATCGCAGCAATAACACATTTAGTAGAAAAAGAACCGATATCTACAGCACAAAATAAAGTATTCATAACTCACCAGTAATGATTAAATGTGTGTCATCCTTATGAAGATTTACATAAGCTTCTCTAACTTTATTATCTATCAAAAAGACAATC
This window contains:
- a CDS encoding FapA family protein, translating into MTDVREIFNAFDSHDDGYFLIENRENTAYLCVFPPTTKMGRKVTLSEVQARLELFEISYDIEQVKTIVERADGKWHALGNWKEPESEDAKWEILISEDKKSAYLKITPPVYKGKWINSEEIWKALREKGIIIGIQEELLEKIINRELEELKDFTQNETWEKTFLIAKAIDPQQSTDGKIRFYFDPFPRAKPKENPNGKVDLRALNVIQVCKEKDLLAEILPPIKGKPGVDIFGNPIPPIEGKCAQIEAGENTELIDGKLYAKIAGQVKIQTNSDFTHAKIQVIPVLTLENVDFSVGNIEFPGTVYIKNRILDGFEVKAGEDIIIEKSVGSVKLSSQGDIILHGGIMGRGQGFVYAEGNIYARFIQNSQVYAKKSVYVEDLIFHSEVLAGEEIHIHQGRGELIGGKSICGQKLISKRIGAVAEPHTLIYVGIPPETLKEINKINEEIERNSRLLAEIEKNIKYLENQPAKLQEEKHKRYYEKLKLAKQKLQQKQENYLNQKEILLLSSKAQPQGEVHIQEIIFPNVEIIFGNKSAKYKQTKTPIKFSCKIAYDTKNRVPKILYD
- a CDS encoding DUF1574 domain-containing protein, with the translated sequence MKKHLVAYFPLGIVFLLFLLDKIFLIKEIQFLTQKDPTFLYYQYKEELIQKLSHSEPKKKNLVVMGSSRFMFFDYQEFKKNFPDWELYNFSVPVNSPAYYLYIVEKILDASSKIDFVVLETDPFQFNEYSPGFRRSNLPYTFDFSFVIRYFSLFERDEVSAFLGYNLFAGKRYPPDIYVLWQRLKNPQEPIYQFLYQVDRFQRENQGCGLPPILNKEWYMRDLAEMEISAYGNILWLYKNYSFSKRQWEFFQRTIELIEKNNITYLLVKPPVSPVMEEMLQQMEQTQKATQIWKEKMQTFLEKSQLMDFSSNTRFFCNTFFDATHMSIECYHFVLEEILKWYQNRLRKSNLPRN
- a CDS encoding DUF2029 domain-containing protein codes for the protein MKIENSWKSIFLQCKQKILLIFLKYKNIYFSFGVLFLVLLINSLEILSPTTQTWEWKSRSDFEDYYHASLRIRNHQSPYYEEKIEWFLNHQSELPSLLKEGNFQKLYDFLSQIKGIGTYLYPPLFGFLIIPLTFFSYEVAGMVFQIFQLLILGVSLWLLYQLAYQLGVRSKRKILRGILLSLVFTFPYLIQNSSNGNIGFFLIFFLVLTLNFFYYSKNFTLDFVLGVFVGFTMMIKIITGFIVLFFFIQRRYSVLLGTFLGIFLAIFLPSLYLGWEKNWEFFRFWYELIMGTYQEFGFVRPYTNNQSLSGALGKLFLTFADFKQHLYGLPLVPLSFETIKVLITSLNSFVLGVLLVLSFAFWIFSFKDQNLTLYYLYFLFLSALLTSGISWYHTFGILIVAYFFYFLKHDEIHHGLFVFPSIFVWILMFLPYGVRDFFSIYSFFTWINFGIWIFLAFKLFGSITFVVKNQT
- the queA gene encoding tRNA preQ1(34) S-adenosylmethionine ribosyltransferase-isomerase QueA, encoding MMKETHIEELNEYRFDLPEELIAKYPAIPRDSARLMILKNQTIQHDIFANIDKYLSEKSILVFNNTKVSQRRVFLKRKKTQKTFEVLFLEPIENNLWKCLIRKGSKLSLKEELKLGEYTFIIEKKEERFYYVSCWMNQHPAMIDISSAENFFLRYGEPPIPPYLKRRANEIDKIYYQTIFAEKPGSVAAPTASLHFTEHLLNKLYKKHIILFITLHIGYGTFSPLTEKELKTKELHEEPYEIPNEVAQILNENHKKFPIVAVGTTTLRALEDNFRKFQQFQAGKFSTKLFLKPPDLILSTEYLITNFHLPASSLFMLVCAFGGKEFLKQAYDIAIKERYRFYSYGDGMLLQNQIYL
- the ftsZ gene encoding cell division protein FtsZ, translating into MIELDQDRNPPAIIKVVGVGGGGSNAVDRMITNQLQFVEFIAINTDEQALSHSKAQNKLVIGKKITMGLGAGGDPEIGQRAAKEDREKIAKLLDNANMVFITAGMGGGTGTGAAPIVAEIAKSLGALTVAVVTLPFVFEGKVREKNAKMGIEALRQVVDTLIVIKNDQIFQIIEPNTPAKKALKIIDEILYNAVRGISDIINKAGIINVDFADVKNIMKSSGEAVLGFGRGVGENKVRDAVNQAMNNVLLENPDISGATGVLLNVIGGRDLSLQDWKDVSEYITKNVDPEANKIIGLTIDENLENEVQVIVIATGFKKRTKAGKPQEVIINQQEKIFTKKDEIQPQERKLTTQKEPYPYRRSLENQQTINVKNWESQFQKEEETLYTLNFVNEQPSSKNFKKELIPKEEVIEAYIPEKTKKKLYFNTDDDFIEWDFEELKEPAYLRRKKVDGSHKWM
- the ftsA gene encoding cell division protein FtsA — protein: MNTLFCAVDIGSFSTKCVIAAINTYKKIEVLGFSNVLSEGIKNAEIINIEKAIASVKASISEATKMSGITKIHRVVVNISSSKIRSESSIGICSISNEDRIITDEDVDRAIQNAKEIQIPSEYSILHILSREYLIDRKMRVPNPLGMVGSRLEADVLIIISPINLIKNIYKIFQHLDLEIDHLVLNAIASSEAVIKESERNSNFIVIDIGHETTDVAVINHGSYMYTFSIPLGGYHFTSDLGSAFKLPTFISEILKKRDGIAFNDDIDPTKKVEIPSSPGGTKRFVYLKDIAMVLEARAEELFEIIYKIIHKKLDKDKQNFSFVVLTGGGSLLVGLDKIAEKIFGIPSKIGKPVEIEDVFNEVASPEFSTAMGLIKFMSKHIMFERLDKAHDSNKTPKKDTKIKGIFRHLFG